The Desulfuromonadales bacterium DNA window ATAATATTGGCAGATAAGCGGGTCTGTGCCGCCGCCGAAAAGGAAGCGAATTCCATCATGACGGACAAGGAACCGGGTTTCCAGGAAATTTACTCGACCTTTCAGCCGCGGATACTGGGCTATCTCTCGCGCATGCTCGACAGGGACGAGGCCGAGGAGCTGACCCAGGAAGTTTTCGTCAAGGTCGACAAGGCGCTGAAGGAATTCAGGGGCGAGGCACAGCTCTCCACCTGGATCTATCGGATTGCGACCAACGCCGCCCTGGACCGGCTGCGCAACCCTTCTTTCCGGCAACGCGGGAGGGAATGCGTTCCGGTCGATTCATCTGCCGAGAGCACGGCCGAGCTCCAGGACAAGAATGTCTGGACCGGCGAAGCCCGGCAGGATGTCGACCAGCAGTTGATTCGCCGTGAGATGAACAGCTGCATCCGGGAATATGTCGATCAACTCCCCGAAGATTATCGGACGGCCCTGGTCCTCAGCGAGGTCGAAGATCTGAAGAACCGTGAGATCGCCGAGATCCTCGGAGTCAGTCTCGATACGGTGAAGATCAGGCTGCACCGGGCCAGGGCCAGGCTGAAGGAGAGTCTGGGCAGCCACTGCAATTTTTACCTGGATGAGCGAAGCGAACTGGCCTGCGATCGCAAAAAGCCTGAAGAGCGCTGACGGCCGGCGCGATATCCCGATTTTCCCCTCCCACAATCTTGAGACCTCATACTCACTGCCTCCCCTGATCTAATCCCCTAAAAAACCAAGAAAGCCGGTATCGCGCCAAGCCCGCAGAGAACACCAAGGAAAACCGGGCGGTTTTTGGACTCATGCCATGGGACTTGATCTGCAACAGCACCTGGATTTCTTTGCGGCCTTTGCGCCTTTACGCGAGCAAGTGTCAAAAATGCCGGCGCCTGTATCCCTTTGCGTTCAGGTCCCGTCTAAAGGGTTGAAGGCAGCTTATGCCCCTCAGACCCTGCTTCGCGGGGAATTCGAGGAGCAGCCAATTACCCCGACCAGGAAAGGAGATGCGAGATGGCTACGGAAAAAACAGGCCACAATGGACAGGAAGAGCAACGGACGGCAACGTCCTGCTGTTCGCCGAGGAAATTCGTGAAAATGATGGCCAGGTGCCGCAAGGAGATGAAAGGGGGTTGTAGCGCCACGATGCAGGAGATGATGCAGCGCGGATGCTGCCGGCCCGAGGAGAAGTGATCCCTTCAGCCGGCCAGCCGGGCCATGGCATTCGGCCCGCGGTCCAACTCTTTTTAACCCGGGAGAGCAGGATGACTCAGGAGAAGAATGATTACGCGAGAGGTATTGGGACACTCACAAGACTCGTCGGTGAAAAGCAGGCTGAGGCGATCATCGCCCGTTTCAGACTGCTGAGCCCGGCGTTCGAGAACGAAGCCATATCCGTGGTCTTCGGCCGGACATGGTCCAGAGAGGCGATCGACCCCAGGACGCGGTCCCTTTGCAGCGTAGGTATCCTTGCGGCACTGGGCCGCCATGGCGCGTTGCGCATTGTATTCGGCATCGCTCTTGAAAATGGCGCATCCGTTGAGGAGATAACAGAGGCGTTGCTGCAGGTCGCAATTTATGCAGGATACCCGGCCGCGCTCGATGCGCTTCCCGTCCTGGCGGCGGTGCTTGAGGGGTCCGGCCGGGAGCCGATGGTGGCAGGCAGCTGAACTGCCCGAAAAGCCGATTGCCACGACAGACGAATACGGCGGCCGCTACCGCAGCACTTGCCTTCTCGCCTGGCCCCGGAGGGCCGACGGTGAGCCCAAAGAGGATGAAGTGCTGGAGTTGGACCAAGTCAGGGGCAGTTGATGTACACTGTTTAGAAAGGCACAGGGCTGTCTGCGTTTGCAGTATCCGAAATTGGGCAGCCTGCCCATTTGATTCCAGGTCACTGGAGGCCGCATGTACCTGTTTTTTGACACAGAGACAACCGGAGTTCCCCGGAACTACAAGGCCCCGGCATCGGACCTGAAGAACTGGCCGAGGCTGGTCCAGATTGCCTGGCTGCTCGCCGATGAAGAAGCGCACGAAGTCTCGAGCGCCGAATACATAGTAAAGCCCGAAGGCTTCAGCATCCCCAAAGATGCCGCTGTGATCCACGGCATCACTACCGAGTTCGCGCTGCGAAATGGAGTCGACCTGCAGTCCGTCCTCGCTGCCGTCGCAGCGGCTGTCGACAAGGCGTCCGTACTGGTTGCGCACAACATGCAGTTCGACGAGAAAATCCTCGGTGCCGAGCTCTTGCGCGCCGGTTACCCGAATGTCGTTGAAGCAAAGAACCGAAGGTGCACGATGCAGGCGGCAACAGACTACTGCCGCTTGCCAGGCCCCTATGGGTTCAAATGGCCGACGCTGCAGGAGCTGCACCTGAAGCTCTTCAAGGAATCCTTCGAAGGCGCGCATCGGGCGCTCGCCGACGTCCGGGCTTGCGCGAGGTGCTATTTTGAGCTGAAGCGCCTCAAGGTCATGGCCTGACCCGGACGCTGCCCCTGACCGGCGGAGCCGTGTTCGCTCCCGGGGAGGCACAGGCTACCCAGGAGAGCACGGGAGAGCCGGGGACCGTGGTTCGGCCAACAAGCTTCCAAAGTTACAGCGTCCCCGGCACGCATGTAGAAGGGAATGTTCGTATGCGCGACGTGATCCTCCATGCCTTCAACTGGCCCTGTTCGGCCGTGGCCGCCCGGGCGCGGGCCATCGCCGCAAGCGGCTACGGCGCGGTGCTGCTCCCCCCGCCGCTCTACAGCGACGAGCACGGCGCCGACTGGTGGCAGCGCTACCAGCCGAAGGACTACCGGGTCGTCCGGTCGTTTCTCGGGGACAAGGCCGAGCTTATGCAGGCCATCGAGGCCCTGCACGACGAAGGCGTGCGGGTCTACACCGATCTCGTCTTCAACCACATGGCCAATGAAAAGGGGCGGCGGGACGATCCCTTCAACTTCCCGGGGGAGGCGGAATTGGCGCGCTACCGCCGCGAACGCACCTCCTTCGAGCGCGACCGGCTCTACGGCGACCTGGACGTCGGCCTGTTCAGCCCCTGGGACTTCAACCCGGATGGGGACATCCACAACTGGAACGACCTCCACGAATCCCAGGAACACCGCCTCTCCGGCCTCCCGGATCTGGACCTCAGCGACTGGGTGATCGAGCAGCAGCGCAGCTGCCTGCTCGCCCTGAACGATCTCGGGTTCGACGGCTACCGCATCGATGCCATCAAGCATCTTCCCCGCGAGCACATCCTGCGCGTCTTCCAGATACCCGAGATGGCAGGGGAATTCGTCTTCGGCGAGGCACTCACCGCCAACGACGGGGAAGAGAACCTCTTCCTCTGGCCGCTGGTCGACAGTACCGCCATCTCCTTCTACGACTTCCCTCTGCACGAAACCCTGCGGCGCGTCTTTTCCCCTGCGGGAAGCATGCGGGAGCTGGTCGACCCGGCGGCCTGCCGCCAGGCGCTCCCCTGGCATCGGGGGGTCACCTTCAGCATCACCCACGACATCCCTTACAATGACGGCTTCCGCTGGCAGATGCTCGACCCCCGGGACGAGTTTCTCGCCAACGCCTACATCCTCGGCCGCGACGGCGGCGTCCCCCTGGTCTTCTCCGACCACAACGAGAGCGCGGACAGGCACGGCTCTGATCGCGACCGCTGGAACGAGGCGTGGCGTCGCGCCGACACCGTCGCGATGATCGCCTTCCACAACGCGGTGCACGGAACCAGGCAGCGCTCCCTCTTCGAGCATGACGGGTTCATCGTTTTCGCCCGGGGCGAGGGCGGCATCGTCGCCATCAACAAGACCGCCGAGTGGCAGCACCCGCGCCTCTGGACCTTCGGCCTGCACCACGGCCGCTACCGCTGCCTGCTGCACGGCTACGACATGCAGGTCGCAGACGACCACCTCGAGCTCGCCATTCCACCCCGGCAGGCGCAGATGTGGCTGCACCAGGGGTAAAGGGCCTGACGCCGGCCAGCAGTTCCGGGGCTGTTCGGCGTATTCCGCATGCGAAACGACCCTGCCGGTTCACCCGTAACGAGAGACGACCCTGAGCTCCCGTGAAAAAACTTACTTT harbors:
- a CDS encoding sigma-70 family RNA polymerase sigma factor, whose amino-acid sequence is MTDKEPGFQEIYSTFQPRILGYLSRMLDRDEAEELTQEVFVKVDKALKEFRGEAQLSTWIYRIATNAALDRLRNPSFRQRGRECVPVDSSAESTAELQDKNVWTGEARQDVDQQLIRREMNSCIREYVDQLPEDYRTALVLSEVEDLKNREIAEILGVSLDTVKIRLHRARARLKESLGSHCNFYLDERSELACDRKKPEER
- a CDS encoding carboxymuconolactone decarboxylase family protein, whose translation is MTQEKNDYARGIGTLTRLVGEKQAEAIIARFRLLSPAFENEAISVVFGRTWSREAIDPRTRSLCSVGILAALGRHGALRIVFGIALENGASVEEITEALLQVAIYAGYPAALDALPVLAAVLEGSGREPMVAGS
- a CDS encoding 3'-5' exonuclease, which translates into the protein MYLFFDTETTGVPRNYKAPASDLKNWPRLVQIAWLLADEEAHEVSSAEYIVKPEGFSIPKDAAVIHGITTEFALRNGVDLQSVLAAVAAAVDKASVLVAHNMQFDEKILGAELLRAGYPNVVEAKNRRCTMQAATDYCRLPGPYGFKWPTLQELHLKLFKESFEGAHRALADVRACARCYFELKRLKVMA
- a CDS encoding alpha-amylase family protein, whose translation is MRDVILHAFNWPCSAVAARARAIAASGYGAVLLPPPLYSDEHGADWWQRYQPKDYRVVRSFLGDKAELMQAIEALHDEGVRVYTDLVFNHMANEKGRRDDPFNFPGEAELARYRRERTSFERDRLYGDLDVGLFSPWDFNPDGDIHNWNDLHESQEHRLSGLPDLDLSDWVIEQQRSCLLALNDLGFDGYRIDAIKHLPREHILRVFQIPEMAGEFVFGEALTANDGEENLFLWPLVDSTAISFYDFPLHETLRRVFSPAGSMRELVDPAACRQALPWHRGVTFSITHDIPYNDGFRWQMLDPRDEFLANAYILGRDGGVPLVFSDHNESADRHGSDRDRWNEAWRRADTVAMIAFHNAVHGTRQRSLFEHDGFIVFARGEGGIVAINKTAEWQHPRLWTFGLHHGRYRCLLHGYDMQVADDHLELAIPPRQAQMWLHQG